Proteins found in one Mytilus edulis chromosome 2, xbMytEdul2.2, whole genome shotgun sequence genomic segment:
- the LOC139510772 gene encoding 52 kDa repressor of the inhibitor of the protein kinase-like: MSESFNARIKRNREVLSCIIDAILLCGKQNLAIRGHEEKHSNFVALLHMRAKDNIVLADHLAFADPQKKYTSPDIQNELIELCADQIISTLVQDCNDSKYFGFMSDEATDCSTKEQASICVRFFDKTTKSIREEFLGFAEASRTTGEALAELFLEQLELKGIDVDHMRAQGYDGAANMSGIHKGVQSRIKERIPGASYIHCKAHNLNLSIVHASEEPLIRNLMNTVQAIAFAFDYSAKRVLFFKESLEQNAVVREEMDRRQKLKTLCETRWASRSESLYTFLTAFKVIVDSLENLEQHGDSKARSYACSIKKFDFIITMVAAQSILQPLVPLSEMLQRKSVDLIEAVSESKVVIEQLNRKRNSIEAWDELFQKAVQVADTVEEVPSMPRAAGRQRHRVNVPAETPSQYWKRAMFLPFLDHLIQELTRRLVSNEDRFSAQYLIPTKLDGINQEVINTLFETFRDDLDINNVAQFREEVERWIVRWDIAADPKPSTLSETLPVTNSDLYPNIYICLLILVTMPVTTATAERSFSVMRRVKTYVRSTMHTERLSGLSILHAYKDWEIDTEKVIDTFAVKKKRRLGFLFSDQN, translated from the coding sequence ATGTCGGAGAGTTTTAATGCTAGAATCAAGAGAAACCGAGAAGTTCTTTCTTGTATTATTGACGCTATTTTGTTATGCGGTAAACAAAATCTTGCAATCAGAGGTCACGAGGAAAAACATAGCAATTTTGTTGCTCTCCTTCACATGAGAGCCAAGGATAACATCGTACTTGCAGATCATCTTGCTTTTGCTGATCCACAGAAAAAGTATACATCACCAGATATCCAGAATGAACTCATTGAATTATGTGCAGATCAGATTATTTCGACATTGGTCCAGGATTGtaatgattcaaaatattttggtttCATGTCCGACGAGGCGACTGACTGTTCAACCAAAGAACAGGCGTCTATCTGTGTAAGATTTTTTGACAAGACGACAAAGTCAATTCGAGAGGAATTTCTTGGCTTCGCGGAAGCATCCCGAACAACAGGAGAGGCATTGGCAGAACTTTTTCTGGAACAACTAGAATTGAAAGGGATCGATGTTGATCATATGCGTGCTCAGGGTTACGACGGGGCTGCTAATATGTCGGGTATACACAAAGGCGTCCAATCGAGAATAAAAGAAAGAATACCTGGAGCAAGTTACATACATTGCAAAGCCCATAACCTGAATTTGTCAATAGTACATGCTAGTGAAGAACCATTAATTAGAAATCTTATGAACACTGTGCAGGCTATTGCTTTCGCATTCGATTACTCAGCAAAAAGAGTCCTCTTTTTTAAAGAAAGCCTGGAACAGAATGCAGTAGTTAGAGAAGAAATGGATAGACGTCAGAAACTGAAAACCCTTTGTGAAACTCGTTGGGCCAGTCGATCAGAATCGTTATATACTTTTCTTACTGCGTTTAAAGTTATAGTTGATTCCCTAGAGAACCTAGAGCAACATGGTGACTCAAAAGCTCGTAGCTATGCTTGTTCAATCAAGAAATTTGACTTTATTATCACTATGGTTGCGGCACAGTCTATTTTGCAACCCTTAGTTCCCCTTTCTGAAATGCTACAAAGGAAATCTGTTGATCTTATTGAAGCTGTGTCTGAGAGTAAAGTTGTAATAGAACAGTTGAACAGAAAACGGAACAGCATAGAAGCCTGGGATGAGTTATTTCAGAAAGCAGTACAAGTAGCCGATACCGTGGAGGAGGTTCCTTCCATGCCGAGAGCTGCCGGTAGACAGCGTCATCGCGTAAATGTACCAGCTGAAACGCCCAGTCAGTACTGGAAACGTGCAATGTTTCTGCCATTTCTTGATCACCTAATACAAGAACTTACACGCAGATTGGTTTCCAACGAAGATCGGTTTTCTGCCCAGTATTTGATACCAACAAAGCTAGATGGGATTAATCAAGAAGTTATCAATACTTTATTTGAGACATTTAGAGATGACCTTGATATAAACAATGTTGCACAATTTCGCGAGGAAGTTGAACGATGGATTGTTAGGTGGGATATAGCAGCAGACCCAAAGCCATCCACTCTTTCGGAAACTCTGCCAGTGACAAACAGTGACTTATATCCAAACATTTACATTTGTCTGCTGATTCTAGTGACAATGCCGGTGACAACAGCAACAGCAGAGAGGAGTTTTAGCGTTATGAGAAGAGTGAAAACTTATGTCCGATCTACAATGCATACAGAAAGACTCTCTGGTCTCTCCATTCTGCATGCATACAAAGATTGGGAAATTGATACTGAAAAAGTTATTGACACATTTGCTGTAAAGAAGAAACGTCGTTTGGGATTCCTTTTCTCCGACCAAAATTAA